Proteins from a single region of Butyrivibrio fibrisolvens:
- a CDS encoding glycoside hydrolase family 25 protein, with protein MRHNLHRSGILAGAVETALCLVMILALVLTGCESTYTAPDTGATAVMLTSMEEAALSDDAVSYDTIQDASTEYTTDVVIEVEDDSANAATSASTFVVEGSPAQTFYVEGTPAVVSDSDSKEDDSMVLNDQSQGTDVDVTKLVAESQEENTATTESSSSAEATTVEEVQEKTVASETGDVTYGIDVASYQGVINWEKVAASGVGFAMVRVGYRSNDGVLHEDANARYNLQEANKYGIKTGAYFFSRATSSEEATQEANLCISIISGYSITYPVAYNCEGYNKSTSRQYGISMQDRSSYAQTFLSTVQSAGYTPMFYASRNELSNGKDWDTGSLAGSNKIWLAYYPSDPSVTSPGYSGSYCMWQYTSKGSVPGINGNVDIDIAYFGYSGTSSKKSDTATESVTANVESGMQFTEVNETVTCKDVLNLRDRPSQGEGSVVIAQIKNGETVTRTGYNSTTGWSRVVYNGQTLYCVSSYLVVVE; from the coding sequence ATGAGACATAATTTACATAGATCCGGAATTCTTGCAGGCGCTGTAGAAACGGCATTATGCCTTGTTATGATACTTGCACTTGTTCTTACAGGATGCGAGAGCACGTATACGGCACCGGATACAGGGGCTACTGCTGTTATGCTTACCAGCATGGAGGAGGCTGCTCTTTCTGACGATGCAGTTTCATATGATACAATTCAGGATGCTTCCACGGAGTATACAACTGATGTAGTTATCGAGGTAGAGGACGACAGTGCAAATGCGGCTACATCTGCAAGCACATTTGTAGTAGAAGGATCTCCTGCTCAAACTTTTTATGTGGAGGGTACTCCTGCTGTAGTCAGCGATTCAGATTCCAAGGAAGATGATTCCATGGTGCTTAATGACCAGTCTCAGGGTACAGATGTTGATGTAACAAAACTTGTTGCAGAGTCTCAGGAAGAAAACACTGCTACAACTGAGAGTTCATCTTCTGCAGAGGCTACAACTGTAGAAGAAGTACAGGAGAAGACAGTTGCATCTGAAACAGGAGATGTTACTTATGGTATAGATGTTGCTTCCTATCAGGGTGTTATAAACTGGGAGAAAGTTGCTGCATCAGGCGTTGGCTTTGCAATGGTCAGAGTTGGTTACAGATCTAACGACGGTGTTCTTCATGAAGATGCCAATGCAAGATACAATCTCCAGGAAGCTAATAAATATGGTATAAAGACAGGCGCATATTTCTTTTCCAGAGCTACGAGCTCAGAAGAAGCTACTCAGGAAGCTAACCTTTGCATCAGTATAATAAGTGGATACTCAATTACCTATCCTGTTGCTTATAACTGTGAGGGATACAATAAGTCTACAAGCCGTCAGTATGGTATTTCCATGCAGGACAGATCATCTTATGCACAGACTTTCCTTTCAACTGTTCAGAGTGCCGGATATACACCTATGTTCTACGCTTCCCGTAATGAGCTTTCTAATGGAAAAGACTGGGATACAGGATCTCTTGCAGGAAGTAACAAGATCTGGCTTGCATATTATCCTTCAGATCCATCTGTTACAAGCCCGGGATATTCAGGTTCCTACTGTATGTGGCAGTATACAAGTAAAGGTTCTGTTCCTGGAATTAATGGTAATGTTGATATAGATATAGCATACTTTGGCTATTCAGGTACAAGCTCGAAGAAGTCTGATACTGCAACAGAAAGCGTTACAGCTAATGTTGAGTCTGGTATGCAGTTTACAGAAGTTAATGAGACAGTTACCTGTAAGGACGTACTTAATCTTCGTGATCGTCCAAGCCAGGGAGAGGGCTCTGTTGTTATAGCACAGATCAAGAACGGCGAGACAGTAACAAGAACAGGCTATAATTCTACAACGGGCTGGAGCAGAGTAGTATATAACGGCCAGACCTTGTATTGTGTCAGCAGCTACCTTGTAGTTGTTGAGTAG
- a CDS encoding radical SAM protein yields MCRVDRTAGQKGFCRESGNPAAARAALHFWEEPCISGQTGSGAVFFSGCNMGCVFCQNYEIAHDEVRKEITQDRLADIFLELQDKKAANINLVTPTHFIPGIVMALESAKNKGLKIPVVYNTSSYENVESLKLLDGLVDIYLPDCKYYSGDLSAKYSKAADYFEKALPAIEEMVRQTGSPSFYMPHVHPGSSSDEDCNKSISADKYNDIVAGDESLEDTESSDYTGPLMKKGTIVRHLLLPGHLDDSIKIVTKLHEKFGDKIYISLMNQYTPMPHSAVFPELTNTVSSDDYDKLIDHAIDIGVENAFIQGDETDKSSFIPAFDYSGL; encoded by the coding sequence ATGTGTAGGGTAGACAGGACTGCCGGACAAAAGGGATTTTGCAGGGAAAGCGGAAATCCTGCAGCGGCAAGGGCTGCGCTTCATTTCTGGGAAGAACCCTGCATATCAGGTCAGACCGGATCAGGAGCGGTCTTCTTTTCAGGCTGTAATATGGGATGTGTTTTCTGCCAAAACTATGAGATAGCACATGACGAGGTGAGAAAAGAGATTACGCAAGACAGGTTAGCTGATATATTCCTTGAACTTCAGGATAAAAAAGCTGCCAATATTAACCTGGTAACTCCTACGCATTTTATTCCGGGTATAGTAATGGCTTTGGAAAGCGCCAAGAATAAGGGACTTAAGATTCCTGTTGTATATAACACAAGTTCTTATGAAAACGTGGAGTCACTAAAGCTTTTAGACGGCCTTGTTGATATCTATCTTCCTGATTGTAAATATTATAGTGGTGATCTATCTGCAAAATACAGTAAGGCAGCAGACTATTTTGAAAAAGCGCTTCCTGCGATTGAAGAGATGGTAAGGCAGACAGGAAGTCCGTCTTTTTATATGCCGCATGTCCATCCGGGAAGTTCAAGCGATGAGGATTGCAATAAAAGTATATCTGCTGATAAATATAATGATATTGTTGCAGGAGATGAGTCTTTAGAAGATACAGAAAGCTCTGATTATACAGGACCTCTTATGAAGAAGGGAACCATTGTCAGACACCTTCTTTTGCCGGGGCATCTTGATGATTCTATTAAGATCGTTACAAAACTTCATGAAAAGTTTGGAGATAAGATCTATATAAGCCTTATGAATCAGTATACTCCCATGCCGCATAGTGCTGTATTTCCAGAGCTTACTAATACAGTGAGCAGTGATGATTATGATAAGCTTATTGACCACGCTATAGATATTGGAGTTGAGAACGCGTTTATACAGGGCGATGAAACTGATAAGAGCAGCTTCATACCTGCCTTTGACTACAGCGGATTATAA
- a CDS encoding Rrf2 family transcriptional regulator, producing MKISTKGRYALRVMIDLALHDSGEYIALKDISERQGITVKYLEQIVTNLNKAGFLRSMRGNNGGHRLARRPYEYKVGDILRTMEGSLSPIECLADAGSDGVNCPRSEDCPTLGFWRGLDKVINDYVDRYTLQDLIDQEQMIAGGYDYSI from the coding sequence ATGAAAATTTCAACTAAAGGAAGATACGCACTCAGAGTCATGATCGATCTGGCTCTTCACGATAGTGGCGAATATATTGCACTTAAAGATATCTCTGAAAGACAGGGAATCACAGTGAAGTACCTTGAGCAGATCGTAACGAATCTTAACAAGGCAGGTTTTCTTCGCAGCATGCGCGGCAACAATGGCGGCCACAGACTTGCAAGAAGACCTTATGAATATAAGGTAGGCGATATCCTCCGCACAATGGAAGGAAGTCTTTCTCCTATTGAGTGTCTTGCTGATGCCGGAAGCGACGGCGTTAACTGTCCCCGCTCAGAAGATTGTCCAACCCTCGGATTTTGGCGCGGTCTTGATAAGGTCATCAATGATTATGTAGACCGCTATACTCTTCAGGACCTGATCGATCAGGAACAGATGATCGCAGGCGGATATGACTACTCTATCTAA
- the ugpC gene encoding sn-glycerol-3-phosphate ABC transporter ATP-binding protein UgpC, producing MASLQLEHITKQYPNGFVAVKDFNLDVEDKEFIIFVGPSGCGKSTTLRMIAGLEDISSGTLKIGGKVMNDVEPKDRDIAMVFQNYALYPHMTVYDNMAFGLKLRKVPKEEIDQKVKAAAKILDLSNLLDRKPKALSGGQRQRVAMGRAIVRNPKVFLMDEPLSNLDAKLRVQMRTEIAKLHQRLGTTIIYVTHDQTEAMTLGTRIVVMKDGVVQQVDTPQNLYDKPENLFVAGFMGSPQMNFLDADVEVAGDTAYLKIADQKIELPPAKSKKLIEGNYNGKKVTFGIRPEDVDDSEMFVNTSKAVFESTINVYELLGAEVYLYFDLEGFPITARVDSRTTARPGDKVKFGFDVEKIHVFDKETEKTITN from the coding sequence ATGGCAAGCTTACAGTTAGAGCATATTACAAAACAGTATCCTAACGGTTTCGTAGCTGTTAAGGACTTTAACCTTGATGTTGAAGATAAGGAATTCATCATTTTCGTTGGTCCTTCAGGATGCGGAAAATCAACAACACTGCGTATGATCGCAGGTCTTGAAGATATCTCTTCAGGTACACTTAAAATCGGCGGCAAAGTAATGAACGATGTAGAGCCTAAGGATCGTGATATCGCGATGGTATTCCAGAACTACGCTCTGTATCCTCATATGACAGTATATGATAACATGGCATTCGGTCTTAAACTTCGTAAAGTTCCGAAGGAAGAGATCGACCAGAAAGTTAAGGCTGCAGCTAAGATCCTTGATCTTTCTAACCTTCTTGATCGTAAGCCAAAGGCTCTTTCAGGTGGTCAGAGACAGCGTGTAGCTATGGGACGTGCTATCGTTCGTAATCCTAAGGTATTCCTTATGGATGAGCCTCTTTCAAACCTTGATGCTAAGCTCCGTGTTCAGATGAGAACAGAGATCGCTAAGCTTCACCAGAGACTCGGCACAACAATCATCTACGTTACACACGACCAGACAGAGGCTATGACTCTTGGTACAAGAATCGTAGTTATGAAGGATGGTGTTGTTCAGCAGGTAGATACACCTCAGAACCTCTATGACAAGCCAGAAAACCTCTTCGTTGCTGGATTCATGGGATCACCTCAGATGAACTTCCTTGATGCTGATGTTGAAGTTGCTGGAGATACAGCATACCTCAAGATCGCTGATCAGAAGATTGAGCTTCCTCCGGCTAAGTCCAAGAAGCTTATCGAGGGTAACTACAACGGTAAGAAGGTTACATTCGGTATCCGTCCTGAAGATGTTGATGATTCAGAGATGTTCGTTAACACTTCTAAGGCTGTATTCGAGTCAACAATCAACGTATACGAGCTTCTTGGTGCAGAAGTTTATCTGTACTTCGATCTCGAAGGATTCCCTATCACAGCAAGAGTTGATTCTCGTACAACAGCTAGACCTGGTGATAAGGTTAAGTTCGGTTTCGATGTTGAGAAGATCCACGTATTCGACAAAGAGACAGAGAAGACAATCACAAACTAA
- the tadA gene encoding tRNA adenosine(34) deaminase TadA produces the protein MKKIFDNIEKEHNYYMKEALKQAKKAYAIGEVPIGCVIVYDGEIIGRGYNRRNTDKSVLCHAEISAMKKAGKIIKDWRLEDCTLYVTLEPCQMCAGAIVQARIPKVVIGSRSQKSGCGGTLLNILENPDFNHQCEVVRDVMEEECSSILKKFFLELRIRNKMEKEARKAQQQEEARKQEEDT, from the coding sequence ATGAAAAAAATTTTTGATAATATAGAAAAAGAGCATAATTACTACATGAAAGAGGCCCTGAAGCAGGCTAAAAAGGCATATGCCATTGGCGAAGTACCTATTGGATGCGTAATAGTGTATGACGGCGAGATAATAGGCAGAGGCTACAACAGGAGAAATACTGATAAATCAGTGCTTTGCCATGCCGAGATATCAGCCATGAAAAAGGCCGGTAAGATCATTAAAGACTGGCGCCTTGAAGACTGCACCTTATATGTAACACTTGAACCCTGCCAGATGTGTGCAGGCGCCATAGTTCAGGCCAGGATCCCCAAGGTCGTAATAGGAAGCAGGAGCCAGAAATCAGGATGCGGAGGAACTCTTCTTAACATCCTTGAAAACCCTGACTTTAACCATCAGTGCGAAGTTGTGAGGGATGTTATGGAAGAAGAGTGTAGCAGCATTCTTAAGAAGTTCTTCCTTGAATTAAGGATCCGCAATAAGATGGAAAAAGAAGCAAGAAAGGCACAGCAGCAGGAAGAAGCGAGAAAGCAGGAAGAGGATACGTAA
- a CDS encoding helix-turn-helix domain-containing protein encodes MISAQIIKQSISQLQAITRVDLTVMDLSGNIVASTKDNEEMDSSLIVSFANSPVDSQAIGNRHLLKIMDESEPAYILIASGNDEGVYTVGKICVCQLQDLIVAYKERFDRNNFFQNLMLDNLLLIDIYNRAKKLHIDAVRPRVVIIVETGKDNDNTVSELLGSIYTTQAGDYITAVDENSIILIKSVDNPDNYDEIAHVATTIVDMMNTEAMLNARVAYGTIVGELKDLSKSYKEAKMALEVGKIFYAEKNVNAYNTLGIGRLIYQLPVNLCHIFLEEIFGENDVLDQLDEETLSTIAKFFENNLNVSETSRQLFVHRNTLVYRIEKLERSTGLDIRKFDDALTFKIALMVSNYIKYLDANQY; translated from the coding sequence ATGATTTCCGCACAGATAATCAAGCAGAGTATAAGCCAGTTGCAGGCTATTACAAGGGTAGATCTTACAGTTATGGATCTTTCCGGTAATATTGTTGCAAGTACTAAGGACAATGAGGAGATGGACTCAAGTCTTATTGTCAGCTTTGCAAATTCACCTGTAGATTCACAGGCAATAGGCAACAGACATCTTCTTAAAATTATGGATGAGAGCGAGCCTGCCTATATCCTTATTGCCAGCGGCAATGATGAAGGAGTATACACAGTTGGTAAGATATGTGTATGCCAGCTTCAGGATCTTATAGTTGCTTATAAGGAGAGGTTTGACAGAAACAACTTCTTCCAGAATCTGATGCTTGATAACCTTCTTCTTATAGATATCTATAACAGAGCTAAAAAGCTCCACATAGATGCAGTAAGACCACGAGTTGTAATAATCGTAGAGACAGGCAAGGACAATGATAATACCGTATCAGAGCTTCTTGGAAGTATCTACACAACTCAGGCTGGTGATTATATCACTGCTGTTGATGAGAACAGTATCATTCTTATCAAGTCAGTAGATAATCCTGATAACTATGATGAGATCGCTCATGTTGCAACAACAATCGTAGACATGATGAACACAGAGGCTATGCTTAATGCCCGTGTTGCTTACGGTACAATTGTTGGAGAACTTAAGGATCTTTCAAAGTCATATAAAGAAGCCAAGATGGCACTTGAAGTAGGTAAGATCTTCTATGCAGAAAAGAATGTTAATGCTTACAACACACTTGGTATAGGAAGACTTATTTATCAGCTTCCTGTTAACCTGTGTCATATTTTCCTTGAAGAGATATTTGGAGAAAATGATGTTCTCGATCAGCTTGATGAAGAGACGCTTAGTACAATAGCCAAGTTCTTTGAGAATAATCTTAATGTATCAGAGACATCACGTCAGCTGTTCGTACATCGTAACACGCTCGTATATCGTATTGAGAAGCTTGAGAGAAGTACAGGCCTTGATATACGTAAATTTGATGATGCACTTACATTCAAGATTGCCCTTATGGTATCAAACTATATCAAATACCTTGATGCCAATCAGTATTGA
- a CDS encoding AraC family transcriptional regulator yields the protein MEKAYKLEFTAEENESLYVTSCGLSKTQPHHHFGPAIKPHHMIHYILSGKGIFRLKGKEYKLTEGTGFLITPDELSYYEADENDPWTYVWVGFGGKLAASIVEQLSLSADQPIFRNSDSDKIYSIVHDMMEHNTFSIADSLERNGQLHLFLSVVAGSQTSERGESESANNYVQKAISFIRGNYYNPIKITDVADYVCINRSYLYTLFEKTLGVSPQQYLSSYRISKACDLLKVTDLPIESIAISSGYNDPLVFTKAFKLDKGMSPSSYRKAHKHESLSGGKEHLKQLEKYLEGKTK from the coding sequence ATGGAAAAAGCTTATAAATTAGAGTTTACAGCTGAAGAAAATGAAAGCCTTTATGTGACAAGCTGCGGTCTGTCCAAGACTCAGCCACATCACCACTTTGGCCCTGCAATAAAGCCTCATCACATGATCCACTACATCTTAAGCGGCAAGGGCATTTTCAGGTTGAAGGGAAAAGAGTATAAGCTTACCGAAGGAACAGGTTTTCTTATCACACCTGATGAGCTCTCCTATTATGAAGCTGATGAAAACGATCCCTGGACATATGTATGGGTAGGTTTTGGAGGAAAGCTTGCTGCATCTATCGTTGAACAGCTCTCTCTTTCTGCAGACCAGCCAATATTCAGAAATAGTGATTCCGACAAAATTTATTCCATCGTTCATGACATGATGGAACACAATACTTTTAGTATAGCTGATTCCCTTGAAAGAAATGGTCAGCTCCACCTTTTCCTTTCTGTTGTCGCAGGAAGTCAGACTTCGGAAAGGGGCGAATCAGAAAGTGCCAATAACTATGTACAAAAGGCAATTTCTTTTATCAGGGGTAACTACTATAACCCTATAAAGATCACTGATGTTGCAGATTACGTGTGCATTAACAGGAGTTATCTATACACTCTTTTTGAAAAGACTCTTGGCGTGTCACCACAGCAGTACCTTAGTTCCTACAGAATATCAAAGGCCTGTGACCTTTTAAAAGTCACAGACCTTCCAATCGAAAGTATCGCTATATCTTCGGGTTACAACGACCCGCTCGTTTTTACAAAAGCATTTAAACTGGATAAGGGCATGTCACCCTCAAGCTATCGCAAGGCTCACAAACACGAATCTCTTAGCGGTGGAAAAGAACATCTCAAACAGCTCGAGAAATATCTGGAAGGAAAAACGAAGTAA